In Microvenator marinus, one genomic interval encodes:
- a CDS encoding lysophospholipid acyltransferase family protein: MSIRDRVDQWCVDTLEPGVWERIRSMDAGQNEYGYDPFGFDPEYLKYVGPVAQWLYRSYFRVETSGIQQVPEKGRVMLIANHSGQIALDGMMLGSALLFDRRPPRMVRAMVEHWVPTLPFISTFMARAGQVVGTRENARLLLEREGCLAVFPEGVRGISKTYDKAYQMVDFGLGFMRLALETGTPIVPVGIVGAEEQMPAVYNVKSVAKLLGMPAFPVTPAMLMLGPIGALPLPVKYRLHFGEPLTFEGKPDDEDRVVRQKVEVVQAEIAKLIERGLEDRNGEFF; this comes from the coding sequence ATGTCCATTCGGGACCGAGTTGATCAGTGGTGTGTAGATACCCTTGAGCCTGGAGTCTGGGAGCGTATTCGCTCGATGGATGCCGGGCAGAACGAGTACGGCTACGACCCGTTCGGCTTTGATCCCGAGTACCTGAAGTACGTGGGACCGGTGGCGCAATGGCTCTATCGCTCGTACTTCCGGGTCGAGACCAGTGGCATTCAGCAAGTCCCCGAGAAAGGCCGCGTGATGTTGATCGCGAACCATTCGGGGCAAATCGCGCTCGACGGCATGATGCTTGGGAGCGCGTTGCTCTTTGACAGGCGCCCGCCGCGTATGGTGCGCGCCATGGTTGAGCATTGGGTGCCTACGCTCCCCTTTATCTCCACGTTTATGGCGAGGGCCGGGCAGGTCGTAGGAACGCGGGAGAACGCACGCCTTTTGCTCGAGCGAGAAGGTTGTCTCGCCGTCTTTCCCGAAGGTGTTCGTGGCATCTCCAAAACGTATGATAAAGCCTACCAGATGGTGGACTTTGGGCTTGGGTTCATGCGACTCGCGCTTGAGACGGGGACGCCGATCGTCCCCGTTGGAATCGTCGGTGCGGAAGAGCAGATGCCCGCGGTCTACAATGTCAAAAGCGTCGCTAAATTACTGGGGATGCCGGCGTTTCCCGTGACACCTGCGATGTTGATGCTCGGACCTATCGGCGCCTTGCCCCTACCCGTCAAATACCGCCTTCATTTCGGAGAACCTCTGACTTTTGAAGGCAAACCCGATGACGAAGACCGTGTGGTGAGGCAAAAAGTAGAAGTTGTTCAGGCCGAGATCGCAAAACTCATCGAACGTGGACTCGAAGATCGAAACGGAGAGTTCTTTTGA
- a CDS encoding endonuclease/exonuclease/phosphatase family protein yields MTFQKNVILLPLVALSLTACQGEDPPSNPPAETNNSEPDMQAQEDAQPDMDTRTRLRVATFNTSLFRDQANGLSNQLEGASPQADEVARILARINPDVVLLNEFDWDVEGLGIARFQERFLEPAGLQPFDFVFIASSNTGLPSGFDLDQNGEVVTVPGSQAYGNDSFGFGLFEGQYSFVVLSRFPITGTREFKEFLWSDMPDSLLPRDYYGEASDALRLSSKNHVDVTVNVAGVPVHVLASHPTPPSFDGPEDRNGRRNHDEIRLWLDYINNETYLVDDAGTEGGLADEAFVILGDLNSDPKDGDSERGALLGLLEHPKVQDPEPKSDGAVAKAEEDGRANDSHEGDPALDTADFSDNQVGNLRVDYVLPSTHFEIIESGVFWPAGGGEGAELRQPSDHRLVWVDLYLDAP; encoded by the coding sequence ATGACCTTTCAAAAAAACGTGATTCTGCTGCCTCTGGTGGCGCTCTCTTTGACGGCATGTCAGGGCGAAGACCCACCATCCAATCCACCGGCTGAGACCAATAACTCTGAGCCAGATATGCAAGCTCAAGAGGATGCTCAGCCCGATATGGACACCAGAACTCGGCTCCGAGTCGCCACGTTTAACACCTCGCTCTTCCGAGACCAGGCGAACGGACTCTCTAATCAGCTCGAAGGCGCTAGCCCTCAGGCAGACGAAGTCGCGCGAATACTCGCCAGGATTAACCCGGATGTGGTCCTTCTCAACGAGTTTGACTGGGACGTTGAAGGCCTCGGCATCGCACGGTTTCAAGAGAGATTTCTAGAGCCTGCCGGCCTTCAACCCTTCGATTTTGTGTTCATCGCGTCTTCCAACACGGGCCTACCTTCCGGGTTCGATTTGGACCAAAATGGCGAGGTCGTAACGGTGCCAGGCTCGCAGGCGTACGGGAATGACTCCTTTGGTTTCGGCCTCTTCGAAGGCCAGTACAGCTTTGTGGTGCTCTCGCGTTTTCCAATCACTGGTACGCGTGAGTTTAAAGAGTTTCTCTGGTCCGATATGCCGGATTCTCTCTTGCCGCGGGACTATTACGGCGAGGCTTCGGATGCGCTGCGTTTGAGCTCGAAGAACCACGTGGATGTGACGGTCAATGTCGCAGGTGTTCCGGTTCATGTACTGGCCTCTCACCCGACCCCTCCGTCGTTTGATGGTCCTGAAGACAGGAACGGGCGGCGAAATCACGACGAGATCAGACTCTGGCTCGATTATATCAACAATGAGACGTATCTCGTGGATGATGCCGGCACCGAAGGCGGCCTAGCTGATGAAGCGTTTGTGATCCTCGGAGACTTGAATTCGGACCCGAAAGACGGCGATTCCGAGCGTGGTGCTCTGCTTGGACTGCTCGAGCACCCAAAGGTTCAAGACCCTGAACCCAAGAGTGATGGCGCCGTAGCGAAAGCCGAAGAAGATGGGCGCGCCAACGATTCCCACGAAGGCGATCCCGCCCTTGATACAGCGGATTTCTCGGACAATCAGGTCGGTAATCTGCGCGTGGATTACGTACTTCCATCCACGCATTTTGAGATCATCGAAAGCGGCGTGTTCTGGCCAGCTGGAGGCGGCGAGGGCGCCGAGCTGAGGCAGCCGTCGGACCATAGACTCGTTTGGGTCGACCTCTATCTAGACGCACCATGA
- the acs gene encoding acetate--CoA ligase, translating into MTNISSTLQETRRFKPDPSFAQQANLGPQLYQALKEEAAQDYEAYWARLARKELVWRKDFQTTLEWEAPFAKWFQEGELNMAEQCLDRHLNTATKHKAAIIWEGEPGEQRTLTYQQLHAKVAQCANALLEMGVKAGDVVTVYLPMIPELAIAVLACARIGAPHSVIFGGFAPNAIRDRVEDADSKFIITADGGWRRGSVIALKDNVDEALATGCPNVQNVLVVKRTNNAVKWTDERDIWWHDTVDSASTKHQAQAFNAEHPLFILYTSGTTGKPKGVVHATAGYALWTKLTTRWVFDLKPEDTYWCTADVGWITGHSYIVYGPLQNGATIMMYEGAPNYPEPDRFWDIVERHQVTVFYTAPTAIRAFMKWGDDHVLKHDLSSLRLLGTVGEPINPEAWIWYHELIGKERCPIVDTWWQTETGGIMISPLPGVTTTVPGSATQPLPGIDAHIVSGEGEDVGPNQGGYLVIKKPWPSMLRNIYGNPERFKNGYYGRFENFYFAGDGARRDQDGNFWIMGRIDDVINVSGHRLGTMEIESALVSHPAVCEAAVVPRPDDLKGQAIVAFVTLEVEADDLESLKAELSDHVVQEIGALARPAEIRFTDSLPKTRSGKIMRRLLSDIASGREAGDTTTLEDASVLNKLRDED; encoded by the coding sequence ATGACAAATATCAGTTCGACCCTCCAAGAAACCCGTCGTTTTAAACCCGATCCTAGCTTCGCTCAGCAGGCGAACCTCGGCCCGCAGCTTTACCAAGCGCTTAAGGAAGAGGCCGCGCAGGACTACGAGGCCTACTGGGCGCGACTCGCCCGAAAAGAGCTCGTCTGGCGCAAAGACTTCCAGACAACACTTGAGTGGGAAGCACCTTTTGCCAAGTGGTTTCAAGAAGGCGAACTGAACATGGCCGAGCAATGCCTCGACCGCCATTTGAACACGGCCACCAAACACAAGGCAGCCATCATCTGGGAGGGCGAGCCAGGCGAACAACGCACGCTGACCTACCAGCAGCTGCACGCCAAGGTTGCTCAGTGCGCAAACGCGCTTCTGGAAATGGGCGTAAAGGCTGGAGACGTAGTCACCGTCTATCTTCCGATGATCCCCGAACTCGCCATCGCCGTGCTCGCCTGTGCCCGTATCGGCGCCCCACATAGCGTAATCTTCGGTGGCTTTGCGCCAAACGCGATTCGCGACCGCGTGGAAGATGCGGACTCAAAGTTCATCATCACAGCGGACGGCGGCTGGCGCCGCGGCTCGGTCATCGCGCTCAAGGACAACGTGGACGAGGCGCTCGCCACAGGCTGTCCGAACGTGCAAAACGTGCTTGTGGTCAAACGCACCAACAACGCCGTCAAATGGACCGATGAGCGCGACATCTGGTGGCACGATACCGTAGACTCCGCCTCGACCAAACACCAGGCACAAGCCTTCAATGCCGAGCACCCGCTCTTCATCCTCTACACCAGCGGAACCACCGGAAAACCCAAAGGTGTGGTGCATGCCACGGCCGGCTACGCCCTTTGGACCAAGCTCACAACGCGATGGGTCTTCGACCTTAAACCCGAGGACACCTACTGGTGTACGGCCGATGTAGGTTGGATTACTGGCCATAGCTATATCGTCTACGGACCGCTCCAGAACGGCGCTACCATCATGATGTACGAAGGCGCGCCCAACTACCCGGAGCCTGACCGCTTCTGGGATATCGTCGAGCGCCACCAGGTCACCGTCTTCTACACCGCTCCCACGGCGATTCGTGCGTTTATGAAATGGGGCGATGACCACGTGCTAAAACACGATTTGAGCTCATTGCGACTGCTCGGAACAGTGGGCGAGCCCATCAATCCGGAAGCCTGGATCTGGTACCACGAGCTCATCGGGAAGGAGCGTTGCCCAATTGTGGATACATGGTGGCAGACCGAGACCGGCGGCATCATGATCTCGCCGCTTCCCGGCGTGACGACTACGGTTCCGGGTTCTGCCACGCAGCCTCTTCCCGGAATTGACGCGCATATCGTCAGCGGCGAGGGCGAGGACGTCGGCCCGAATCAAGGTGGATACCTCGTGATTAAGAAGCCTTGGCCTTCCATGCTGCGCAATATCTACGGCAACCCTGAGCGCTTCAAGAACGGCTACTACGGGCGCTTCGAGAACTTCTATTTTGCAGGCGACGGAGCGCGGCGTGACCAGGATGGAAACTTCTGGATCATGGGCCGCATCGACGACGTCATCAACGTGTCCGGACACAGGCTTGGAACCATGGAGATCGAGAGCGCGCTCGTGAGCCATCCGGCCGTCTGTGAGGCCGCCGTGGTGCCGCGGCCCGACGACTTGAAAGGCCAGGCCATCGTGGCATTTGTGACCCTTGAAGTTGAAGCCGACGACTTGGAATCCCTCAAAGCCGAGCTCTCTGACCACGTGGTTCAAGAAATCGGCGCCCTCGCACGGCCGGCAGAGATTCGCTTTACGGATTCACTTCCAAAGACCCGGTCTGGAAAGATCATGCGCCGCCTGCTATCGGATATCGCATCTGGGCGCGAGGCCGGTGATACCACCACGCTCGAAGACGCTTCAGTACTCAACAAACTTCGAGACGAAGACTGA
- a CDS encoding MFS transporter — protein MISSAERWRRFGILSALYFAQGVPFGLFSQAVPSILRQGNVSLQVIGLTSLLAAPWALKFLWSPWLDRAPFWAPGHRRRGWLIPIQSLVVLALVILAFVDPWKTPEALMAMVLVVNFLNASQDIPTDGLAVDILPAEERGRGNGIQVGGYRLGMLVGGAATLWVIDAFGWQTGLLATAFVAALCVVPIIFMKEPESLGIERKIGLGSGLGSMWKFLSNRAVLRFIGLIAAFKLGDALANGMIKPMLIDLGLSLGDIGRISGGIGFSAALAGTVAGAFLADRLTRNRALMVTAIFQAIGALIYVGVLGGEVNLTFIAIAIGVENFLGSVATVVLFACMMDWSDSDNSGMNYTVLASAVVAVQGVGSILSGFSASGLGYTMHHVVAGVIALVGGLLAAKMYRV, from the coding sequence ATGATAAGTTCCGCTGAGCGTTGGCGAAGGTTCGGTATTCTGAGTGCGCTCTATTTTGCGCAAGGTGTACCCTTCGGGCTCTTTTCTCAGGCTGTTCCTTCGATCTTGCGGCAGGGGAATGTTTCACTTCAGGTCATCGGGCTTACGTCGTTGTTGGCCGCGCCATGGGCTCTGAAGTTCTTGTGGAGTCCCTGGCTCGACCGCGCCCCGTTTTGGGCGCCGGGGCATAGGCGCAGAGGCTGGTTAATCCCGATCCAATCCCTGGTGGTCTTGGCGCTCGTGATCTTGGCCTTTGTAGATCCCTGGAAGACCCCTGAAGCCTTGATGGCCATGGTCTTGGTGGTGAACTTTCTGAATGCGAGCCAGGATATCCCTACCGATGGCCTTGCCGTGGATATTCTTCCGGCCGAGGAACGTGGGCGAGGCAATGGCATTCAGGTAGGGGGCTATCGGCTTGGCATGTTGGTGGGCGGGGCCGCAACCCTTTGGGTCATCGATGCATTCGGCTGGCAGACTGGGCTCTTGGCTACGGCATTTGTGGCTGCGCTCTGTGTGGTACCGATCATCTTCATGAAGGAGCCGGAGTCCTTGGGCATTGAGCGCAAGATTGGGCTAGGTTCTGGGCTTGGTTCCATGTGGAAGTTCTTGTCCAATCGGGCCGTATTGCGGTTCATCGGCCTGATCGCGGCTTTCAAACTCGGGGACGCCTTGGCGAACGGCATGATCAAACCGATGTTGATAGACCTCGGCCTTAGCCTTGGGGACATCGGCCGAATCTCGGGTGGAATCGGATTTTCCGCGGCGCTTGCCGGCACCGTGGCGGGTGCGTTTTTGGCTGACCGACTGACGCGAAATCGCGCATTGATGGTCACGGCGATTTTTCAGGCCATCGGTGCTCTCATCTACGTTGGAGTGCTTGGCGGAGAGGTCAACCTAACGTTCATCGCGATCGCGATCGGCGTTGAGAACTTCCTCGGCTCAGTGGCTACCGTTGTTCTCTTTGCGTGCATGATGGACTGGAGTGACTCAGACAACTCGGGAATGAACTACACCGTGCTGGCCTCGGCCGTTGTGGCGGTGCAAGGCGTGGGCTCAATCTTGAGTGGGTTTAGCGCGTCCGGTCTTGGCTACACCATGCATCATGTGGTGGCGGGCGTGATCGCCTTGGTTGGCGGGCTTCTCGCGGCGAAGATGTACCGAGTTTAG
- a CDS encoding sigma-54-dependent transcriptional regulator: MKRVIRKIRELQGFDARGKVLLKTCLAVAQNCLEGSDWPHGQVCSADIHLRNERGYTGALHQPISRSHDGVSLATTAGLWRWVEDFNEPIGLDADLHQAYLTFEDDGSERINTHDGIEVSASLSKVFEHGVTHVFLAPLNGHNGSLEGMLSIFFEAPDAMNTRFIWDELAYELSLLLELVTPYLISSQASAQLVEPDEYLPVIGPSMQRRIQVAQHFAVTEEILLIGGPTGAGKSRLAKWCHLQSPRKDGPFEVLDLMSVPPEMQMAELVGWQKGAFTGAMQDNPGALGRARGGTLFVDEIDKLSRETQAGLLRIFEEKMYRPLGFRGGAQEADVRFIIGTNVDLKEQVAKGAFRDDLYWRINVLTVEIPALIERTDELRDWVDFMVDQETRGRDVQLTEGAFRRLAVQRWPGNLRQLHNVIRRTMALAGIGARGDYVVIEEFHVEQALAREDSSYDERLGYILLRAAKVIAQQIKISNQHEPGSLPLEAVDALRALVLLELRQEFDVGEIYCLLGKESLVKNRNHQRTYSRELESLKLLAQHSPELQSILDSLS, encoded by the coding sequence GTGAAACGTGTGATCCGAAAAATAAGGGAGTTGCAGGGCTTTGATGCTCGGGGAAAAGTCCTGCTGAAAACGTGCCTGGCCGTCGCTCAGAATTGTCTTGAGGGGTCGGATTGGCCGCATGGACAGGTGTGTTCTGCGGACATCCACCTCAGAAATGAGCGTGGGTATACGGGTGCGCTTCACCAGCCGATATCACGAAGTCATGACGGGGTCTCCCTCGCTACGACTGCCGGTCTCTGGCGTTGGGTGGAAGATTTTAATGAGCCGATAGGTCTCGATGCAGACTTGCATCAAGCCTACCTGACCTTTGAAGACGACGGTTCTGAGCGCATCAACACGCATGACGGGATCGAAGTCTCGGCCAGCCTCTCCAAGGTCTTTGAGCACGGCGTCACGCACGTGTTCCTTGCGCCGCTGAACGGACACAATGGCTCGCTCGAAGGCATGCTCTCCATCTTCTTCGAAGCCCCAGATGCCATGAATACCCGCTTCATCTGGGACGAGCTCGCCTACGAGCTCTCCCTACTCCTGGAGTTGGTGACGCCCTACCTGATAAGCTCGCAGGCGAGCGCGCAGTTGGTGGAGCCTGACGAGTATCTGCCGGTGATTGGGCCGTCGATGCAGCGTAGAATTCAAGTCGCGCAGCATTTTGCCGTCACCGAGGAAATCCTTCTTATCGGCGGCCCAACAGGTGCCGGGAAGTCCCGACTCGCCAAGTGGTGCCACCTTCAATCGCCCAGGAAGGACGGGCCATTTGAGGTCTTGGACCTCATGTCCGTTCCCCCTGAGATGCAGATGGCGGAACTCGTAGGCTGGCAGAAGGGCGCCTTCACGGGGGCAATGCAAGACAACCCGGGCGCGCTCGGCCGTGCGCGCGGCGGAACACTCTTTGTAGACGAAATCGACAAGCTCTCGCGTGAAACGCAGGCCGGCCTGCTTCGCATTTTTGAAGAGAAGATGTACCGCCCGCTCGGATTCCGCGGAGGCGCACAAGAGGCGGACGTCAGGTTCATCATCGGCACCAACGTAGATCTCAAGGAACAGGTAGCCAAAGGCGCGTTCCGCGACGACCTCTACTGGCGAATCAATGTCCTAACGGTCGAGATCCCTGCCTTGATTGAACGCACCGATGAGCTTCGCGACTGGGTAGACTTTATGGTCGACCAGGAAACGCGCGGCCGCGACGTTCAACTCACGGAGGGCGCATTCAGGCGGCTTGCCGTGCAACGTTGGCCGGGCAACCTTCGTCAACTCCATAACGTCATCCGGCGTACCATGGCGCTCGCGGGAATCGGTGCTCGTGGCGACTACGTAGTCATCGAGGAGTTCCACGTCGAACAGGCGCTCGCCCGCGAAGATTCTAGCTACGATGAGCGTTTGGGTTATATCCTCTTGAGGGCCGCTAAAGTCATTGCTCAGCAGATCAAGATCAGCAACCAACATGAGCCGGGAAGCCTGCCGTTGGAGGCTGTGGATGCGCTTCGCGCGCTGGTACTCTTGGAGCTGAGGCAAGAGTTTGACGTGGGTGAGATCTACTGCCTCCTTGGCAAGGAGTCTCTGGTCAAGAATCGCAACCATCAACGGACCTATAGTCGTGAGTTGGAGTCGCTCAAACTTCTCGCGCAGCACTCGCCAGAGCTTCAATCCATCTTGGATTCTTTGTCGTAG
- a CDS encoding SDR family oxidoreductase, producing the protein MNWRLQKRKERILITGISGRFGRALARRLHRTCEVIGVDRRPARNMPKDVIFERADIRRRKFEDVFRREKIDAVVHLNIMHNPRESSALHHDFNIVGTKRVFELCSEHQVPKVVVLSSANVYGPDPRNPQFLQEDAPLLAGTKFGGIRDLIALDMFCNTFFWRHPEIETVILRPVHIVGQVDNAPSRYLRLERPFTLMGFDPMIQLIHVEDVVSAIERALTPGIRGVYNVAGPSPVPLSLMFEKLGRSPIPVPEPVLKAALGAAWSLKFSDWPTPELEHIKYICMVDDAAARTVLGFKPKFTIDDIVEELATRALT; encoded by the coding sequence TTGAATTGGCGCCTTCAAAAACGAAAAGAACGAATCCTCATCACCGGGATCTCTGGCAGATTTGGCCGAGCTCTGGCACGCCGACTACACAGGACATGTGAAGTCATAGGTGTGGACAGAAGACCGGCACGAAACATGCCGAAAGATGTGATCTTTGAGCGCGCAGATATTCGTCGCCGAAAGTTCGAGGATGTGTTTCGGCGCGAGAAAATCGACGCCGTGGTACACCTCAATATCATGCACAATCCGCGCGAAAGTTCGGCTCTGCACCACGACTTCAATATCGTCGGCACCAAACGGGTCTTTGAACTCTGCTCAGAACATCAAGTCCCAAAGGTCGTGGTTCTTTCGAGCGCAAATGTCTACGGTCCCGACCCGAGAAACCCCCAGTTTTTGCAGGAAGACGCGCCACTTTTGGCCGGAACCAAGTTCGGAGGTATCCGCGACCTCATCGCGTTGGATATGTTTTGCAACACCTTTTTCTGGCGCCATCCCGAGATCGAGACCGTCATCCTGAGGCCCGTCCACATTGTGGGGCAGGTTGATAACGCGCCTTCAAGGTACTTGCGACTTGAGCGGCCGTTCACACTCATGGGTTTCGACCCCATGATTCAGCTCATCCACGTGGAAGATGTGGTGAGCGCCATTGAACGCGCACTGACGCCCGGAATTCGCGGTGTTTATAACGTTGCTGGCCCTAGTCCGGTGCCACTATCGTTGATGTTTGAAAAGCTCGGCCGCTCGCCAATTCCCGTTCCAGAACCAGTCCTCAAGGCCGCGCTCGGTGCCGCATGGTCGCTAAAGTTTAGCGATTGGCCCACGCCGGAGCTCGAACATATCAAGTACATCTGTATGGTGGATGATGCCGCCGCTAGGACCGTCTTGGGGTTCAAGCCAAAGTTCACGATTGATGATATAGTCGAGGAATTGGCAACGCGGGCTCTGACATAG
- a CDS encoding MXAN_6640 family putative metalloprotease yields MKLTIPVILAAMFATGVVQARPNLDGTWDGVEAKSYTSPENRVKVWYVESGDHAVLPADDDGNNVPDLVELVAAEGDAIYAYLEENQWRLPLSDSEVLTNPDLYGGDGLMDVFLVNFPAGDGQFVRDACLPATANSPQRCAGHMRLENDFTGTYYASVEEAVGVVLSHEFFHGVQFSYVGEMQGWWSEGTATWFEEMYNPEQRDFEALVSGFFEEHERSLNDRTRGPTDGFAYHAGLFPYALSLVHGPELVRRIFERMTTDDPIEAIQTTLLEEGTTLTDTFVQFAMWNALTGPRTIAGTGYPQAADFPVIEPFSLDGTQNINWDLSLPRLSTRYGFMRPSRDTQARFVNLSESESSLSIVVLDLDAGELSVQTDEAILTQGTRWMIMVANGHLDTLDGRVEFRKAPEAEPEPEPEPAPEPGPEPEPEPQAESDSGGCATTGNPLGYLGFLLFVVGHLRLNRRRKLNGLLSLADER; encoded by the coding sequence ATGAAACTAACAATTCCAGTCATTCTCGCAGCCATGTTTGCCACAGGTGTGGTGCAAGCCCGGCCTAATTTGGATGGTACGTGGGACGGGGTGGAGGCAAAGTCCTACACATCGCCCGAGAACCGCGTCAAAGTCTGGTATGTAGAGTCGGGTGACCACGCCGTACTTCCGGCCGACGATGACGGGAACAACGTCCCGGATTTGGTGGAGCTCGTGGCTGCTGAAGGTGACGCGATCTACGCGTATCTGGAGGAGAATCAGTGGCGCCTGCCGCTCTCGGATTCCGAGGTCTTGACCAATCCAGACCTCTACGGCGGGGACGGTCTGATGGACGTCTTCCTGGTGAATTTCCCAGCGGGAGACGGCCAATTTGTGCGGGATGCGTGTCTGCCTGCGACCGCCAACTCACCGCAACGGTGCGCGGGCCATATGCGGTTGGAGAACGATTTCACCGGCACGTATTATGCCAGCGTTGAAGAGGCTGTAGGTGTGGTCCTTTCGCACGAGTTTTTCCACGGCGTGCAGTTCTCCTACGTGGGCGAAATGCAGGGTTGGTGGTCCGAAGGGACGGCAACGTGGTTCGAAGAGATGTACAATCCTGAACAGCGCGACTTTGAGGCGCTCGTCTCGGGCTTTTTTGAGGAGCACGAACGCTCGCTCAACGACAGGACACGCGGTCCAACGGACGGCTTTGCTTATCACGCCGGGCTCTTTCCATACGCACTTTCGCTCGTTCATGGCCCCGAACTTGTGCGCCGCATCTTTGAGCGCATGACCACTGACGACCCTATCGAGGCCATTCAAACGACGCTTCTGGAAGAGGGGACCACGCTCACCGACACCTTCGTGCAATTCGCCATGTGGAACGCCCTGACAGGGCCGCGAACCATCGCGGGTACAGGCTATCCTCAGGCTGCTGATTTTCCGGTGATAGAGCCCTTTTCGTTGGACGGCACACAGAACATCAACTGGGACTTGTCGCTCCCAAGACTTAGCACCCGCTACGGATTCATGAGGCCTTCACGTGACACACAGGCCCGGTTTGTAAACCTCTCCGAGTCCGAATCGAGTTTGAGTATAGTGGTACTTGACCTTGATGCCGGCGAGCTCTCAGTGCAGACAGACGAAGCCATTCTGACTCAGGGCACGCGGTGGATGATCATGGTCGCGAATGGCCACCTAGATACTTTGGATGGTCGTGTGGAGTTCCGAAAGGCCCCTGAAGCCGAACCGGAGCCTGAACCCGAACCAGCCCCAGAGCCAGGCCCCGAACCTGAGCCAGAACCACAAGCCGAGTCAGATTCCGGTGGATGCGCGACCACCGGAAACCCTTTGGGCTACCTTGGCTTCCTGCTCTTCGTGGTTGGTCACCTAAGGCTCAATCGGCGTCGTAAACTGAATGGTCTTCTCAGCCTTGCAGATGAACGGTAG